One stretch of Chitinophaga pendula DNA includes these proteins:
- a CDS encoding TonB-dependent receptor produces MLPTSFLNRLAFGVGCLCLLLDHVAVAQQRPEGSLDSIPVKMKNAHTALEEVVVTAGRSRQRLKDVPQKIELISNKDIAATPALDVTDIVKKTTSVNVIQYPGILSGVGIRGFRPQFSGINQRTLLLINGRPAGTTNLGTIDLNNIDHIEVLKGPASALYGSQAMGGVINIIPLQSSGQISGNLFADYGSFSTFQFGGRAGGNITRRLDFDISGTYFDRDANFNIGKGNLFRDWLGSKDARNIYANGKDTLVNDARGDGQKRPNTRYAYYSTAARIGYQLDSVWRVDISGSLFNAKDVESPGDIFSGEAGAGLKNILRYNSEAALTGRIRNNELSARLYYAKEQSKTFAIRNARGIVIDTPYQSGLNTYQWYGIQLRDIIHLRKQRLIVGYDYNRTVSQTLSYAAPVNATQKESTTAPNAALITNGWYVQGQFTWLSDRLKVNPGIRLDVTRFAVESTPAFSQTLITGAKTNLFVSPSISAQYDILPSLTMHGSIGRAFVTPDAYNVAGYQVSGKGTGKVVIARGNPSLKNESSLSGDLGLRYEHVRSGIAADITFFNTRVTDRIVSRSAPPATPETLDGDVVTAVTNYFNANRSTISGLEIMASYDLGALVNYRYSLRFFTNITRTFKADDITVATNGTTTKAAIQNVATANINYGVEYSRGGKYGVRLTGRYVGKRWDTDFNDPLRPLVQYPAFMTMDAAINYAVTRRHQISVAVANITDENYYEKRGYNMPGRNYRIRYTYQFGKNIHH; encoded by the coding sequence ATGTTGCCAACCAGTTTTTTAAACAGACTGGCATTCGGTGTAGGATGCCTGTGTCTGCTATTGGATCATGTAGCTGTTGCACAACAGCGTCCGGAGGGATCACTCGATTCCATACCTGTAAAAATGAAAAATGCCCATACCGCACTGGAAGAGGTAGTAGTGACTGCCGGAAGGAGCCGGCAGCGGCTGAAGGATGTACCGCAGAAAATAGAGCTGATCAGCAACAAGGATATTGCAGCAACCCCTGCCTTAGATGTGACCGATATTGTCAAAAAGACAACAAGTGTCAATGTTATTCAATACCCGGGCATACTCTCCGGAGTGGGTATCAGAGGATTCCGCCCACAATTTTCCGGTATAAACCAACGTACACTACTATTGATCAACGGTCGTCCAGCGGGTACGACAAACCTCGGTACGATTGACCTGAACAATATAGATCACATAGAAGTCCTGAAAGGACCGGCTTCCGCTTTGTATGGCTCACAAGCCATGGGTGGGGTCATTAATATCATTCCTTTACAGTCCTCCGGACAAATATCCGGTAACCTGTTCGCCGATTACGGTAGCTTCAGTACTTTCCAATTCGGGGGAAGAGCGGGAGGGAATATCACCAGACGACTGGATTTTGATATCTCAGGTACCTATTTCGATAGGGATGCAAACTTTAATATTGGTAAGGGAAATCTGTTCAGGGATTGGTTAGGCAGCAAGGATGCACGCAATATCTATGCGAATGGTAAAGACACCTTAGTGAATGACGCCCGGGGCGACGGCCAGAAAAGGCCCAACACCAGGTATGCCTATTACTCTACAGCAGCACGTATAGGATACCAGCTGGACTCCGTCTGGCGGGTAGATATCAGCGGCTCATTGTTCAATGCAAAAGATGTTGAATCTCCGGGAGATATATTCTCGGGAGAGGCAGGTGCCGGATTAAAGAACATCCTTCGTTATAATAGTGAAGCGGCACTAACGGGACGTATCCGCAACAACGAATTGTCGGCCCGCCTTTATTATGCAAAAGAACAATCGAAAACGTTTGCCATCCGTAATGCACGTGGCATAGTGATCGATACCCCTTACCAATCTGGCCTTAATACTTATCAATGGTATGGCATACAGCTCAGGGATATTATACACTTGCGTAAACAACGGTTGATCGTCGGATATGATTATAATCGTACTGTATCCCAGACGCTAAGTTATGCAGCGCCTGTCAATGCTACGCAAAAAGAAAGCACTACTGCCCCTAATGCCGCGTTGATAACCAATGGATGGTATGTACAGGGGCAATTCACCTGGCTCTCAGATAGGTTGAAAGTGAATCCGGGCATCCGGCTCGACGTCACTCGTTTTGCAGTGGAGTCCACCCCTGCATTCTCGCAGACATTAATAACTGGCGCCAAAACAAACCTTTTTGTAAGCCCCAGTATAAGCGCACAATACGACATTTTACCTTCCCTCACTATGCACGGTAGCATCGGACGGGCTTTCGTAACACCAGATGCATATAATGTGGCAGGTTACCAGGTATCCGGTAAAGGCACCGGAAAAGTAGTAATAGCAAGAGGCAACCCCTCTCTGAAAAATGAAAGCAGCTTATCCGGAGACCTGGGCTTGCGTTATGAACACGTACGCTCAGGGATAGCCGCAGATATTACCTTTTTTAATACCCGGGTAACAGACAGGATCGTTTCCAGATCAGCGCCTCCCGCAACCCCCGAAACCCTGGATGGGGATGTCGTTACCGCGGTAACCAATTATTTTAATGCCAATAGGAGCACGATCAGTGGCTTGGAGATCATGGCGAGTTATGACCTGGGCGCCCTGGTCAACTACAGGTATTCCTTACGCTTCTTTACGAACATTACACGGACATTTAAAGCCGATGATATTACCGTGGCTACCAACGGAACAACAACAAAAGCAGCAATACAGAATGTGGCTACTGCAAATATTAATTATGGCGTTGAATATAGCCGTGGTGGGAAATATGGCGTCCGCCTGACAGGCCGGTATGTAGGAAAGAGATGGGATACCGACTTTAACGACCCATTGAGACCTCTCGTACAATATCCTGCTTTTATGACAATGGACGCGGCAATCAATTATGCCGTTACCAGAAGGCACCAGATCAGCGTCGCCGTCGCCAATATTACAGATGAGAACTACTATGAAAAACGTGGTTATAATATGCCGGGACGGAATTACCGCATAAGGTATACCTACCAGTTTGGTAAAAACATACATCATTAA
- a CDS encoding GNAT family N-acetyltransferase, with protein MPVEKATIKDVPELIHLINNAYRGEHSRKGWTSEADIFDGERISQEMLEELFKHTSATILKYTSESNTITGTVYLEIRKNALYLGMLTVSPELQGKGIGKILLEEGEVFAKQNNCQKITMSVIKNRKELIAWYERHGYQFTGEILPFYDDGRFGKPKQPITLMVLAKDI; from the coding sequence ATGCCAGTTGAAAAAGCTACAATCAAAGACGTACCGGAACTGATACACCTGATTAATAACGCATACAGGGGCGAACATTCTCGGAAAGGATGGACCAGCGAAGCCGATATTTTTGATGGAGAACGGATTAGCCAGGAAATGTTGGAAGAGCTTTTCAAGCACACATCAGCAACCATATTAAAGTATACAAGTGAATCAAACACCATCACCGGCACTGTCTATCTTGAGATCAGAAAGAATGCGCTATACCTGGGAATGCTCACCGTATCCCCGGAACTGCAAGGCAAAGGTATTGGTAAGATATTGCTGGAAGAAGGAGAGGTATTTGCAAAACAAAATAACTGCCAAAAGATTACCATGTCCGTAATAAAAAACCGGAAAGAATTGATAGCCTGGTACGAACGTCACGGATACCAATTTACAGGAGAGATATTACCATTTTATGATGATGGCCGTTTTGGCAAACCAAAACAACCTATTACGCTAATGGTATTGGCCAAAGACATATAG
- a CDS encoding Dabb family protein yields MAIGTQAQEHHTTKVLRHMVLLKFKEEKGKEEVQKVIDAFKALSTKIKEVKALESGINNSPEHLNDGFTHCFFLSFATEADRDSYLVAPDHVAFVKILKPVLDKVLAFDYWQE; encoded by the coding sequence ATGGCAATAGGAACACAGGCACAAGAACACCATACCACAAAAGTATTGCGGCACATGGTTTTGTTGAAATTCAAAGAGGAAAAGGGTAAAGAGGAAGTACAAAAAGTAATAGATGCTTTTAAAGCATTGTCCACCAAAATCAAAGAGGTGAAAGCCTTGGAATCCGGTATCAATAATAGCCCGGAGCATCTCAACGACGGATTTACCCACTGTTTTTTTCTGAGTTTCGCCACAGAGGCCGACCGGGACAGTTACCTGGTCGCTCCGGATCATGTAGCTTTCGTTAAGATACTGAAGCCCGTACTGGATAAAGTATTGGCATTCGATTATTGGCAAGAGTAA
- a CDS encoding MotA/TolQ/ExbB proton channel family protein — MLDTILYGLSSLFFFPVIAVLLFLLVKIFYSLGLFCKEYWRRSRNEGYFTAPYIAALKTVEVPGREEAELALQRILHQAEQSAERSIREAKYSIKMGPTLGLIGTLTPMARALSGLSQGDMAGLSNQMITAFSTTVLGLVIGGIAFTIMHVRLRWQRNDLFTLSGQAEKIYNSYHTALKHKI, encoded by the coding sequence ATGCTCGATACAATCTTATATGGGCTGTCATCCTTGTTTTTTTTTCCGGTGATCGCCGTCTTATTATTCTTACTGGTGAAGATATTTTATAGCCTGGGACTTTTCTGTAAAGAATACTGGCGCCGCAGTCGCAATGAGGGATATTTTACTGCACCCTATATAGCCGCGCTGAAAACGGTGGAGGTGCCTGGCCGGGAAGAAGCTGAACTGGCACTGCAAAGGATACTACATCAGGCAGAACAGTCAGCAGAAAGATCCATAAGAGAAGCAAAGTATAGCATCAAAATGGGACCTACATTAGGATTAATAGGTACCCTGACACCTATGGCCAGAGCCCTCAGTGGGCTGTCGCAGGGAGATATGGCGGGTTTGTCCAACCAGATGATCACCGCCTTCTCTACCACTGTGTTAGGGTTGGTAATTGGTGGGATTGCTTTTACCATTATGCACGTACGGCTCAGATGGCAACGTAATGACCTGTTCACCCTTTCCGGTCAGGCCGAAAAGATATATAATAGTTACCACACCGCGCTTAAGCATAAAATTTAA
- a CDS encoding cobaltochelatase subunit CobN → MVTQRQAIYLYLLCVLLCAFASCHLISKKPSIAIVSPHLQHDPYAFKAAAAHFKDKLQIDLYGVDGGELPPYSLDELAQHDLVIFESMGARLSLMLPQVDSLKAKTKVLFLETPLAKGNISVADHPDIPLYWSNGNEENYSGLLSYIGARIFGLKIKITPPRIYPAAGFYYPGRDSLFTSAGAYLQWYDNEVVPGVADPVTVGLAFYQSNYVKQDMRHIDALINSIKAHGARPITLVAKGPFRIDSLFTIAGKPIVDVMLYGGMFLDFNKPEAGRLSAQRLDVPLLGAVTHYYKSRAEWISDPGGFAPDMSDRFFFTERDGVFEPINIGAEEVEQGRRYTMPIQDQVDWRVERALAWAKLRRTPNAQKKIVVTYYSEGSGKATVGADIDAYLDVPGSLEKLLKRWQQEGYNVGTQPLPGATELARDMSLHASNVGTWAPGELQKRTQNGPVIRIPEAEYLSWFHSYPKEQQEEVIRKWGPPPGKLMTTTNAAGQKEFLIPVLQYGNIILAPHPNWGLQDNPSLIYGKEAIPPNHAYIAFYEWMKRSCQPHAFISLFTQLSLMPGKQEGPARNDWVGTLIGNLPHISVVPLIAGSGPGNKRRANALTIGYITTTTTAGLDDSLQLLYDKIGDWQDAANAVLKERLEKNILAKIKAQGLDKDIGKDTLAQQAPATLIQEVRRYLLNMSKERMPAGGHILGNAPQGELLVDMVAGMLGKELEQLAPGKNKREVVKTWLRQILLQGQPIDLVTRQSHTGKDTLLQLQLKQALEYQTLLQQTDNEVTQIIRALNGRYISTGPSDDPVRNPLSLPSGRNPYPVNVKAVPSKEAWELGQRMADQLLLQYEEKHGKGAYPKKIAFVLWSSEITHTQGVTEAEILYLMGVEPVWNSKGQVMDVRLIPSANWKRPRIDVLITTSGTYRDHFGDKIKLLDKAVKLAAAVKENENWVWKNTEKYRQQLKPQNQSATARIFSGNTGAYSTNLEFATEQGESWKSDTTLSKLYLDRMAYAYGEEAFADYQRSLFELNVKDVDAAAFSRSSNAYGILDHPMVAAYFGAYNLAVKNTTGRQPDMFINDMQHPEDATSTPLHLFFHKELRSRYLNPKWMKAMMEHGYDGARYMEAFTENMMLWDVTTPDMVKDEDWNEVYDVYVKDREQLGLDKYFEKHNPFAQQALLATMLEATEKGYWQASEEQLRTMATTLTNTVNAKGPACNSAVCNAPGLTRYIKGILQRVPGGAALAGKYQAQLDMMKTNAGATAAGKTVSGKQLVEQKRWELNEHTAGNRRDWWLIGGLLLGLALIFLLGWWRQTPPRT, encoded by the coding sequence ATGGTAACACAACGACAGGCAATTTATCTATATCTTTTGTGTGTTCTTCTATGCGCATTTGCTTCCTGCCACCTTATCAGTAAAAAGCCTTCTATAGCGATCGTGTCGCCACATCTGCAACATGATCCATATGCATTTAAGGCTGCTGCAGCCCACTTTAAAGATAAGCTGCAAATAGACCTCTATGGAGTGGATGGAGGAGAACTGCCGCCTTATTCATTAGATGAACTGGCCCAACATGACCTGGTCATTTTTGAAAGCATGGGGGCACGCCTCTCACTAATGCTGCCCCAGGTCGACTCGCTCAAAGCAAAGACAAAAGTCTTGTTCCTGGAAACTCCGCTGGCAAAAGGTAATATATCCGTAGCGGATCATCCCGATATACCGCTATACTGGTCTAATGGCAACGAAGAGAATTACAGTGGTCTGTTGTCTTATATCGGAGCACGTATCTTCGGCCTAAAGATCAAAATAACACCCCCTCGTATATATCCTGCCGCCGGGTTTTACTATCCGGGTAGGGACAGCCTGTTTACATCAGCAGGCGCATATCTGCAGTGGTATGATAACGAGGTCGTACCGGGAGTCGCTGACCCCGTTACAGTGGGCTTGGCGTTTTACCAAAGCAATTACGTCAAACAAGATATGCGGCATATTGATGCCTTGATCAATAGCATAAAAGCGCATGGCGCCAGACCCATCACGTTAGTAGCCAAAGGGCCGTTCAGGATCGACTCCCTGTTTACGATAGCTGGCAAGCCAATAGTGGATGTCATGTTGTATGGTGGAATGTTCCTGGACTTTAATAAACCAGAAGCAGGACGACTGTCAGCACAGCGGCTTGATGTGCCACTGTTGGGAGCTGTCACGCATTATTATAAAAGCCGGGCAGAATGGATAAGTGATCCGGGCGGCTTTGCCCCTGATATGTCCGATCGATTTTTCTTTACAGAAAGAGATGGTGTCTTTGAACCGATCAATATAGGAGCAGAAGAAGTAGAACAGGGGCGCAGATATACCATGCCAATCCAGGACCAGGTAGACTGGAGAGTAGAAAGAGCGCTCGCCTGGGCAAAACTTAGACGTACACCTAATGCACAGAAAAAGATAGTAGTGACCTATTATAGCGAAGGGAGTGGAAAAGCTACCGTTGGAGCTGATATCGATGCTTACCTGGATGTTCCCGGCAGTTTGGAAAAACTGCTGAAAAGATGGCAGCAGGAGGGATATAACGTAGGTACACAACCGCTACCTGGCGCTACGGAGTTAGCCAGAGACATGTCTTTACATGCCTCGAACGTCGGTACATGGGCACCCGGAGAGTTACAAAAGAGAACACAAAATGGCCCCGTGATCCGTATACCGGAAGCCGAATACCTATCCTGGTTCCATAGTTATCCAAAAGAACAGCAGGAAGAGGTCATCCGTAAATGGGGACCTCCGCCGGGTAAATTAATGACGACAACTAATGCCGCCGGTCAGAAAGAATTCCTGATCCCGGTCCTGCAATATGGTAATATCATATTGGCGCCACACCCTAACTGGGGACTGCAGGATAACCCTTCACTGATATATGGTAAAGAGGCGATCCCCCCCAACCATGCCTATATCGCCTTCTATGAATGGATGAAACGATCCTGTCAGCCGCATGCATTCATCAGCTTATTCACGCAGCTATCACTGATGCCTGGCAAACAGGAAGGACCTGCCCGCAACGATTGGGTAGGAACCCTCATCGGTAATCTACCACATATCAGCGTAGTACCCCTTATTGCAGGATCAGGCCCGGGTAATAAAAGAAGAGCCAACGCATTGACAATCGGATATATTACGACAACCACCACTGCCGGCTTAGACGACTCCCTGCAGTTGCTGTATGATAAGATCGGAGATTGGCAAGACGCCGCAAACGCCGTATTAAAGGAACGCCTGGAAAAAAATATCCTGGCAAAGATAAAGGCGCAGGGACTTGACAAAGATATAGGCAAAGATACCCTCGCGCAACAGGCTCCGGCTACACTCATTCAGGAAGTACGTCGCTACTTGCTAAATATGTCGAAAGAGAGAATGCCGGCAGGAGGGCATATTCTAGGTAACGCACCGCAAGGCGAATTGCTCGTTGATATGGTCGCAGGTATGCTGGGTAAAGAGCTGGAACAATTGGCGCCGGGAAAAAACAAACGGGAGGTGGTCAAAACATGGTTGCGGCAGATACTGTTGCAAGGACAGCCGATCGATCTGGTGACGCGACAATCCCATACAGGCAAGGACACGTTATTACAACTACAATTAAAACAGGCCCTGGAATATCAGACATTATTACAGCAGACAGACAACGAGGTTACACAGATAATAAGGGCGCTGAATGGAAGGTACATCTCAACCGGTCCTTCAGATGATCCCGTCAGAAACCCCCTGTCACTACCTTCCGGTAGAAACCCGTACCCTGTTAATGTGAAAGCTGTCCCTTCCAAAGAAGCCTGGGAACTCGGACAAAGAATGGCCGACCAGCTGTTACTGCAATATGAAGAAAAACATGGAAAAGGTGCCTATCCCAAAAAGATCGCCTTTGTACTCTGGTCTTCGGAGATCACCCATACACAAGGAGTGACAGAGGCTGAGATATTATACCTGATGGGAGTGGAGCCGGTATGGAATTCCAAAGGGCAGGTGATGGACGTACGGCTTATACCGTCCGCAAATTGGAAAAGACCTCGTATTGACGTACTGATCACCACTTCAGGGACCTACAGAGACCATTTTGGCGATAAGATCAAATTATTGGATAAGGCGGTGAAGCTGGCAGCTGCCGTAAAAGAGAACGAAAATTGGGTCTGGAAAAATACAGAAAAGTATCGCCAGCAGCTGAAGCCGCAAAACCAGTCCGCAACAGCTCGCATCTTCTCCGGCAATACCGGCGCTTATTCCACCAACCTGGAATTCGCAACAGAACAAGGAGAGTCCTGGAAAAGCGATACTACCTTATCGAAACTTTACCTAGACCGAATGGCATACGCTTATGGAGAAGAGGCCTTCGCCGACTATCAACGCAGCTTGTTCGAACTGAATGTAAAAGATGTCGACGCCGCGGCCTTCAGCCGTTCTTCCAACGCTTATGGGATACTGGACCACCCTATGGTGGCTGCCTACTTTGGCGCCTATAACCTGGCAGTCAAAAACACCACAGGACGCCAGCCGGATATGTTCATCAATGACATGCAGCATCCGGAAGATGCTACCAGTACCCCACTGCATCTCTTCTTTCATAAGGAGCTCAGAAGTCGATACCTGAATCCCAAATGGATGAAAGCAATGATGGAGCACGGTTATGATGGAGCCAGGTACATGGAAGCATTTACCGAAAATATGATGCTCTGGGATGTTACAACACCGGATATGGTAAAAGATGAAGACTGGAATGAAGTATACGATGTATATGTAAAAGATCGGGAACAATTAGGACTGGATAAGTACTTTGAAAAACACAATCCCTTCGCACAACAAGCGCTGTTGGCTACCATGTTGGAAGCGACAGAAAAAGGATACTGGCAGGCTTCCGAAGAACAATTACGTACCATGGCCACCACACTTACCAACACGGTCAATGCAAAGGGGCCGGCGTGTAATAGTGCTGTCTGTAATGCACCGGGGCTAACCAGGTATATTAAAGGTATCCTCCAGCGAGTACCCGGAGGGGCTGCCTTAGCCGGGAAATACCAGGCCCAGCTGGATATGATGAAAACTAATGCGGGAGCAACCGCTGCCGGTAAAACGGTGTCTGGCAAACAATTGGTAGAACAAAAAAGATGGGAACTGAACGAACACACCGCCGGCAACAGACGTGACTGGTGGCTCATAGGTGGCCTCTTACTTGGACTGGCATTAATATTTCTACTGGGATGGTGGAGGCAAACACCCCCCCGGACCTGA
- the porY gene encoding sensor histidine kinase, with protein sequence MSKLLHRSLKRFIIYSGLVLVCSIPVYYITISFLWQYEMDEHNIILTDEALREDRFLIVGAVTLLTVIFFALLMAGFILLNRKISHQLWQPFYKSLGQIRNFHIHHQRTLSFESSDIEEFSELNQSLAKLIAGNITAYDQQKEFADNASHELQTPLSIIQSKLDLLLQSKPLSDEQYHIIEDAHRALARVTRINKNLLLLTNIENSQFMDRETLDFSGLIENSISQFNNFITNKNLLLEDAIQPQVFIEGNKILIEILVNNLLTNAIRHTAENTSIKISLTPHLLSISNPGPVALRQEQIFRRFATASSLSPGTGLGLAIVKQISNRYGWNINYSFSDGLHTFQLLY encoded by the coding sequence ATGAGTAAACTCCTACATCGTTCTCTAAAAAGGTTTATCATATACTCCGGTCTGGTATTGGTATGCAGTATACCTGTATATTATATTACCATCAGTTTTTTATGGCAGTACGAGATGGATGAACACAATATTATTCTTACGGATGAAGCGTTGCGGGAGGATCGCTTTTTGATCGTCGGCGCTGTCACGTTACTCACTGTCATCTTCTTTGCGTTACTGATGGCCGGCTTTATACTGCTCAACAGAAAAATATCCCATCAGCTATGGCAACCCTTCTATAAAAGTCTGGGTCAGATAAGGAATTTTCACATTCATCATCAGCGTACCTTATCTTTTGAGTCATCGGATATTGAAGAATTCTCTGAGTTGAATCAAAGTCTTGCCAAATTGATTGCCGGAAATATTACTGCCTATGATCAGCAGAAGGAATTTGCAGATAATGCTTCTCATGAGTTGCAGACGCCGCTTTCTATTATACAGTCAAAACTGGATCTTTTACTACAAAGCAAGCCCTTATCAGACGAGCAATATCATATTATTGAAGATGCCCACAGGGCCCTGGCAAGAGTAACCAGGATCAATAAAAACCTGCTGTTATTGACAAACATAGAAAACAGCCAGTTCATGGATCGGGAAACACTAGATTTTTCCGGCCTAATTGAAAACAGTATAAGTCAGTTTAACAACTTTATCACCAACAAGAACCTGCTGCTTGAGGACGCTATTCAACCGCAAGTATTTATAGAAGGTAATAAGATACTGATTGAAATATTGGTCAACAATTTACTTACCAATGCTATCCGTCATACGGCTGAAAATACTTCTATTAAAATCTCACTTACGCCACACTTATTATCTATTTCGAATCCTGGTCCTGTTGCCCTACGACAGGAACAAATTTTCAGGCGGTTTGCCACTGCGTCCTCCTTATCTCCCGGCACAGGGCTTGGATTAGCTATTGTAAAACAGATCAGTAACAGGTATGGATGGAATATTAACTATTCTTTTTCTGACGGTTTGCATACTTTTCAACTCCTCTATTAG
- a CDS encoding DUF2149 domain-containing protein: MRFLRSKIGHAEESIEDDPIAGVAQLFDVSIAFIVAVIGALFTLLSGSDLLKKDSEWTLTRKDKNGEMEVLEKKDNQIISSKLTGKQQSGNGVRLGTAYQLENGQVIYVPDEQVK; encoded by the coding sequence ATGCGATTTCTGAGAAGTAAGATAGGACACGCCGAAGAATCGATAGAAGATGATCCTATAGCGGGAGTAGCCCAGCTATTTGATGTCAGTATCGCCTTTATCGTAGCAGTCATTGGAGCACTATTCACATTGTTGTCCGGTAGCGACCTCTTGAAAAAAGATAGCGAATGGACACTCACCCGGAAGGACAAAAATGGAGAAATGGAAGTGCTGGAAAAAAAAGACAACCAAATCATCTCAAGTAAGCTGACAGGCAAACAACAATCCGGAAACGGGGTAAGACTGGGTACTGCCTATCAGTTGGAAAATGGACAGGTAATTTATGTCCCGGATGAACAGGTAAAATAA
- a CDS encoding alpha/beta fold hydrolase: MLHYVMSRYAIIILFSTALFMSCQSRQLTRGEQTLVTNDSISLRYKVSGKGMPCIFVHGGPGGGYLSFEKMGGDKLEDCLTMVYYDQRGSGSAPVAADYRLQRMVQDIEELRRRLGVDKILLMSHSFGGIILMEYALRYPQHVSGLILVNSTLHFLNGPSTAAQIEYGYHLLGKDTTIQETNPDSLFSMSLSVRSQMSKQRIGYKFLTEDINTIIKLDSLDERYPRTNDFANKLFEPIFDPSKPTKYPEYRKDYTEQTTAIKAPVLVITGKKDYAIGVAHYKRFRFPHQQVVPIDGGHLLYYENNAAFKNAVCRFVQQLK; encoded by the coding sequence ATGCTTCACTACGTCATGTCCCGTTACGCCATTATTATCCTCTTTTCTACTGCATTGTTTATGAGTTGTCAGTCGCGGCAGCTTACCCGTGGGGAGCAAACACTTGTTACCAATGACAGTATTTCGCTGCGATATAAGGTTTCTGGGAAAGGGATGCCCTGTATATTTGTTCACGGTGGCCCTGGCGGAGGCTACTTATCCTTTGAAAAGATGGGCGGTGATAAACTGGAGGACTGTCTTACGATGGTATATTACGACCAGCGGGGTTCCGGAAGTGCGCCTGTTGCTGCCGATTACCGTCTTCAGCGTATGGTACAGGATATAGAGGAGCTCAGGAGGCGTTTAGGAGTTGATAAGATCTTGTTAATGAGTCATTCCTTTGGTGGTATTATTTTAATGGAATATGCGCTTCGGTATCCGCAACATGTATCGGGCCTTATCCTGGTCAATTCTACCTTACATTTTCTGAACGGTCCGTCGACGGCCGCACAGATAGAATATGGTTATCATCTGTTAGGAAAGGATACGACTATCCAGGAGACTAATCCTGATTCTTTGTTCAGTATGTCTTTATCAGTCCGGTCTCAAATGAGTAAGCAACGTATTGGATATAAGTTTCTAACTGAGGATATTAATACGATCATAAAGCTGGATAGTCTTGATGAGCGATATCCGCGGACGAATGATTTTGCCAATAAGCTATTTGAACCCATTTTTGATCCCTCCAAACCAACCAAGTATCCTGAGTACCGTAAGGATTATACGGAGCAGACTACTGCTATTAAGGCGCCCGTGCTGGTGATTACCGGTAAAAAAGATTACGCTATAGGGGTAGCTCATTATAAGCGGTTCCGGTTTCCTCATCAACAGGTGGTACCTATTGATGGCGGGCATTTGTTGTATTACGAAAACAATGCGGCGTTCAAGAACGCTGTTTGTCGGTTCGTTCAGCAACTAAAATAG